The sequence CAACCAGTCGAAGATGGCGCCCCACAACGCGCCGAACGCCTCAGCGGACCTTCCGCCGCGTAGCGCCCAGCCAGCGTATCCCGAGCCAGAGACGACGACGGTGCGCACACCGTTCTCGATGCGCGCGGCGATGGCCGGCACCGCCTCGCCTCGCTTCCCCAACTGCGCCGTCAGGACGGGCATGGTGCCACGCGCCGGGCCGGCGAGCGTGAGGGGTGGCAAGGAATCGAGCGGCAAGCCGGCGAGTGCGGCGGCCAACGGCGACGCCGGCACGCCTGACGCATACCACTCGGGCGTTCGTGCCATTTCACCGGCCCGCGCGATCGCCGTGGGCGGCGCGGGAATCCAGAGCGCCTTCGCGCCGGTGGCGCTCCGCACCGCTGCGCGCGGACGCCACGCCGTATCGCCATGTACGATCAGCATCCCTGCCGCCCCGGCCTGCGTCTTGACGTCGTCCTCACTGATCGGCGCCAACGAGCCTTCCACCCGCCACACACCGGGTGCGAGGCGCAGGAAGGCCCGTGTCGGCACGTTCAGGGCGCCGCGCAGCACCACCAGTGCCTCGCGCACATCGAGGTCAGGCGCGGTCGAGACAAACACCGCCGCAGGGCGGTCACCGATGTCGATCGTGCTGGACAGCGTGTCGTTGCGCGGTTCGGCGTCACCGGGAACGAGCACCACCGATCGCACGATCGCCGAACGCGCACCGCGCGGCAGGGCGATGGTGGCGGTCACGCGCGTGGAGGTGAGCGCACCCAACGCCGGCACAGGGAGCGTAGCCGGCGCGACACCATCGACCATCACGCGCCACTGCGCCTGTGGCGTCGCCGTGGCACCGGAAGTGATGGTTGCCGCCACCGTGATCGTATCGCCCGCTGTGGCGCTCGTCGGCACTGCCATCTCGGCGATCGCGCCGTCGGTGCGCGGCGCATTCGCCAGCACGCGAATGCGCGAGCCGGTCGGGGCTTCGGCGAGGGACTCGGCATCATCCACCTCACCGTCGGTGAGCAGCACCAGCGGACGCCCGAGCGAGGCCGCCCGATCGACTGCGGCGCGCACACGCGAACCTTGATCATCGGACCGCAGCGTCGCGATGTCGGAGGCGCTGATGTCGCGAATGGAATCGCCAACGATCACGAAGGCCTCGGCGCCGGGCGCATCGCGCTTGGCCGTCGCGGCCAGGCGCTCGCGCCACGCGTTGACCACGGAGTTCTCGTCACCGACCGCGCGACGCGAGGAGGCAGAGACGTCGATCGCCACCAGGGGCGTTGCCGGGCGGGGTGGCGCCGAGGGGGCGCCGAACAGAATGGCCGCGACGAGCGTCACGGCGAGGGCGCGCAAGGCGCCAAGCATGATCGCACGGGAGCGCGCAAGCGTTCCGACACGCCCGTAGGCGAGCCAGGCCGCGGCAACGCCGAGTGCGAGGGCAAGTATCCAGCGAATCACGACAGTAACGTCATTGATCGGCACGATGGGAGAAAGGGCAAAGGGCAAAGAAGCCGAAGCCTCTTTGCCCTTTACGCGGAACGATGCCGATCAGTTCAGTCGCCGGCGACGCGCGTGATCACCGGCGCCGCCGCCGTGCTCGCGGCGCGGGGGCCATCGAGACGGGCGAAGAGCCGTGCCCTGAGATCGTCGAAGCTCGCACGCTGTCCTGAGGCGAGCGGCTCACCGGTCACGTTGCGCAGGGCGACCCTCGGATCGCGGTGCTTACCGTTCACGAGCACTTCAAAATGCAGGTGAGGTGCGGTGGACAGCCCCGTGGTGCCCACGAACGCGACCGTACGCGAGATCGAGACCGTGGTGCCACGACGGATGCCAGGGGCGAACGCATTCAGATGGCCATAGCGCGTGACGAAGCCGTTGCGATGCCGAATCTCGAGCACGCGACCATACCCGCCCTTCCAGCCGGCAAAGATCACGACGCCATCGCCCAGCGCGCGGACGGGGGTGCCGCGGGCGGCGGCATAGTCCATCCCTTGGTGCGCGCGCACGGTGCCGAGGATCGGATGGCGACGCAGGCCGAACACGCTCGAGATGCGCCGGAAAGCGAGCGGTGCCCGCAGAAACGCGGCTCGCATCGACTTGCCTTCTCCATCGAAATACGCGCTCTTGCTGCCCTGCGCGAATCGCATGGTTTCCACGCGACGGCCATCGACGGTGAGCCGGGCGGCGATGACGTCGCCGGGTCGGACAGCCCCATTCGGCGCGCGCTGGCGCTCCATGAGCACTTTGATCGTATCGCCTTCGCGCAGATCGCGGCTCAGGTCGACGCGGTATTCAAGAATGTCGGCCAGCGCGTAGGCGACTTCATTGCGCACATTGGCCGGAAACGCATCGGCACCCTGTGCAATGGCTCCCGTCAGCGTGGACGAGACCACGCCGCCAACGACGACCGTGTCGGTGGTCCAAGGCAGCGTCTCTTCTTTCTCCAGCCATCCGGACCGCGAACCGCCCGTGGCGGAGCGTGTGAAGCGCACCAAGCGATCGATGGCCAGCTGCAGCACGACCTCGGAGGCGCCGGAATCCGCGCTGACCGTAGAGGTGATCGTGGTGCCGGCGCGGATCTTCCGGGCGTCGATTGCCTGCGACTCGCGCAACACACGGGCGGCTTCGTCGCGCGGGACGCCTGCGCGTTCCAGCACGGCCACGAGCGGCTCCCCCCGCTTGACGGTGTCGACGCGCACGCGCCACTTGGACGCGACAGAAACACGAGACCCCGCAGCGAGCACTGTCGCTGCGGGGCGTTCGGGGACAGGACGTCCCAACGCAATTGCGGTGGCTCCGATACCGGCACAAAGGGTAGCCATCAGGAGCCGTGCGCGAGCGCTGGTCAATCCATCTGTCTCCGTATGAACGTCGGGATTTCCATGTCGTCTAGCTCAGTGCTTGGCGACGGGGAGATCGGAGGAACGCGAGACGGCCGTGGCGGCGCGCCTTCCCAAGCAGGACGAGCGGGGGCGGCCACAGGTCTCGAAGCGGGCCGGTCCCTCGTAGGGAACGGCAGCACCGCAGGGGACTTGGCCGCCGCTGCAGGAGGAAAAGATGCAGCGGGCGGATTGGCAGCGGAAGGGCTCGTTGTGCCGAGCGGCACATTACGGACGACTCCGTTGCCGGCGCCTCCCTGCATCTGCCGGTCGAATCCGGTCGCAATGACCGTAACGCGGATCTCGTTCATCATGGCGGGCTCATGCACGGCGCCGAAGATGATCTCGGCGTTGTCCCCGACCGCGTCGTGCACGATGTCGTTGATCTGCGTGACTTCGCCGAGGGTAAGGTCTTCGCCGCCCGTGATGTTGACGAGCACGCCGGTGGCGCCGGAGATCGAGACGTTGTCGAGCAACGGCGAGGCGATAGCCTGCTGGGCGGCTTCCATGGCGCGGTTCTCGCCGCGGCCGATGCCCGTGCCCATGAGCGCCGAGCCGCCGTTCTGCATGACGGTGCGCACGTCGGCGAAGTCGACGTTCACGAGGCCGGTTTCGCTGATGAGCAGCGAAATGCCCTGCGTGGCGTGCAGCAATACTTCGTCGGCCTTCTTGAGCGCCTCATGGAACGGGATGCCCTTGCCGACCACCGCGAGCAGTCGCTCGTTGGGCACGATAATCATCGTGTCCACGTGCTTGCGCATCTCGGCGATGCCTTCTTCCGCCTGGCGCATCCGCTTGCGTCCTTCGAACAGGAACGGCCGCGTGACGATGCCGACGGTGAGCGCGCCCGCTTCACGCGCCAGCTCGCAGATCACGGGAGCCGCGCCCGTGCCCGTCCCGCCACCCATACCACAGGTGACGAACACGAGATCCGCGTTGCCAAGCACGCGCTTGGTGTCTTCTCGGTTTTCATCGATCGCCTGCCGCCCGATCTCCGGGCGAGCGCCAGCACCGAGTCCACGCGTGAGCTTCTTGCCGATCTGAATCTTGACGTCGGCCTTGGAATTCATGAGCGCCTGCGCGTCGGTGTTCACCGAAATGAACTCGACGCCCTCGAGGTGTTCCTCGATCATGCGGTTGACGGCATTACCGCCACCGCCGCCCACGCCCACGACTTTCATGCGGGCGTTCTGGGAAGCGCTCTCTTCGAACTCGAAGGTCATGCGGGGGAGCTCCATACGGGGCTTTGCGGGCTCAGGGTGGTTCGCACAGCAACCCGGCAGCAGGCTGGGTCGCCACGAATCCTCTGCAGCGAGCTCCGCCAACGTTGGCGGTCCGCGCACGGACTCTCGGGAATGTGGAAGATCATGCCGCATGATGCGAAAGCTTCCCTAGAATACACATTCGAGAGTGCAGCGCAACCCGTGAAATCCGTTGAAGTTGGACGGATTCGTCACGACTTTGGGCGGCGTGAAACAGGCCCGATTTTATCCACATATTCGCCGCATGGAACGGCTTGTGACATTCGCGAATGGGGCCATTGAACTGATCACACAGAGCAAAGGAGAAAAAGAGAAAAGGAGGCGACTGGATTGGGCGGCCCGGTCTCTTTTTCTCTTTTTCTCTTCGCCTCCGTCTGATCAGTTCAGCGGGTCTGCGTCAAATGCGCGACCTTATCGGCCCGCCGGTGCCGTTGCCGCCGACGGCTTGGCGTCCGCCGCACCACCGGCGTCGTTCCAGTTGATGATGCTATTGAACACCATGTTGAACTCGCCGTGGTTCTGCCACCGGTAGATCGGGTTGTTGGCGAACATGATCACACGACCGTTGCCCTTCACGGCGCCCGGCACGTCCACGGCGAACGGCCGCGACTTCAGGGAGTCGGCGCCCGTCATGAGACCCGAGAGCACCGCTTTGTCACCGCCGACGTAGCGCGCGAGCACATTCCCTTCGTCGGCGATTCCGACCTTGAACGGCGTGCCGCCCACGTACTTCACCGGGATCACGGTCTTGCCGAAGCCGTAGAACACCGGATGCTCCGGACGCGTGATCGTGGCTTCCACCAGGGGACGCTGCGACGTGAGCCCCGGCACGGTGGTCTTATCGACCGTTCGCGCCCAACCGAACTCGATCGGCAGACGCGCGGATTCGCCGATCGCGATCAGCGTACCACCCGACGCGAGGAACGCGGCGACTGCATCGACGCCGGGCTGACCGAAGCCGCCCGTGAGATCCTTCGTCTCGCCGTACATGCCGAGGAACTTGTACTTGTCGTTCTTGAGATACGGCTGCGCGCGTGCGGCCGGCGCCTGCATCACCGTCTGCCGGCTCAGGTTCTGCTCGGCCATCAGGATCACGTCGTAGTCCTTTCGCAGGTTCCCCTGCACCACGCGCTCCTTGTAGACCAAGTCGTACGGAATCTTGAACTCGTCGAACGTGAGACGATACCAGCCCAGATTCTGCGTGCCGGTCCACTGCGAGTAGATGGCGACCCGCGGCACATCGGCGTCGTGCATCGATACCGACGGTGCGCGGCCCAGCATGGCGGCGGTGAGTCCCAGCGAATCCACCAGCGTACGCACCCGCGGCGCATACTTGCCATCGATCACAAACGAACCGGCCGGGAACGTCGTGTCGCCGGCGGCGAAGCGCTGCTCGGCCACCTTCATCGGCACCGTGCGCAGCAGATAGCGCAACGTGACCATGTTGTTCGAGCCGGTGTGCGCCACGGCGATGGCTGCATTGCCGCTGCCGCGTGTGTTGCCCTTCAGCACGATCTTGTCGATCGGTGATACGGCGGCCTTCAAAATGCTGGGATCGGCGATTTCGACGACATCCACGTCCATCGCGAGCCCCATCGACCAGCCGCTGTCGTCGTACGTGTTCAGGCGGGCGTCCGGATACTGCTGCCGCTCGATGAGATTCTTGGCGAGACGACCGTAGGGCTGATCGCGCTTGATGACATACGAGCCGGCCGGATACGTGATCGCCCCGACCTTCACCGGCGCCGTGGCCTGCCCCACTTCGATGCGCTGGACGCGTAGCAGATTCACGAACTCGGCCACGCGCGTCATGTCACGCTGCAGCGGAATCACGAACCCGTACGGCGCCTTGACCTTGCCCTCTTCAATGCTGTTGCGCGTCTTGATGTAGAAGTTCTCGAGCACGGTGGCCGGGAACATCGACGCCAGCTGGAGCGCCGACAACACGCCGGTCTGCATGTAGTTCGTGTTCGAGCGCCGCGTGAACGTGGCGATATCGTTGAAGCCGATCGGATTGCCGCGATACCACTCACGATCCTGTGCGCCACCACGACCGGTCGGTACCGCGCCGCCGCGACCGCCACCAAGTCCGCCACCTGCAGCGGGCGCGGCAGACGCCGTGCCGTTGCGCGCGTTGGCCATCGCCGTGCTGTCGAGGTCACGACCCGACTGCGTCTCGTACATCTTCATGAGACCGTTGTGGTTGTACGCCACCGATCCGAGATAGCCGGGCGACCAGCCGTCCATGAAGGCGTG is a genomic window of Gemmatimonas sp. containing:
- the ftsZ gene encoding cell division protein FtsZ translates to MTFEFEESASQNARMKVVGVGGGGGNAVNRMIEEHLEGVEFISVNTDAQALMNSKADVKIQIGKKLTRGLGAGARPEIGRQAIDENREDTKRVLGNADLVFVTCGMGGGTGTGAAPVICELAREAGALTVGIVTRPFLFEGRKRMRQAEEGIAEMRKHVDTMIIVPNERLLAVVGKGIPFHEALKKADEVLLHATQGISLLISETGLVNVDFADVRTVMQNGGSALMGTGIGRGENRAMEAAQQAIASPLLDNVSISGATGVLVNITGGEDLTLGEVTQINDIVHDAVGDNAEIIFGAVHEPAMMNEIRVTVIATGFDRQMQGGAGNGVVRNVPLGTTSPSAANPPAASFPPAAAAKSPAVLPFPTRDRPASRPVAAPARPAWEGAPPRPSRVPPISPSPSTELDDMEIPTFIRRQMD
- a CDS encoding M14 family zinc carboxypeptidase, encoding MIDVGLSRFRAVRQVLTRHALLLGFAPFASLAAQQLTTETRDPNQKQDPTFTQSYQEWLANPKHGSPLVDHLPLVAGIPTPRDVLGYHIGAPRKLTYYADQLKYYRALAAASPRVKIETIGRSDEGRELVVVWISSEANMQRLDQNRKNLAKIADPRGMTEAQVKAVLTDTKPHYHFMGGLHSGETGPSEMLMELAYRLVTETSPLISQIREQLYVSMTPAADADGRDRNVDWFFRGLDMAAAIPAPAITPAVVPAPPATAVVAGDTTRRVPAAVPAPGGGGGFGGGAGVPYWGKYVYHDNNRDINIKLVQMRAIIDWYFTAYPPIMHDLHEAQPLLYTYTGGPPQNPNLDPILFAELPWFGNWEMAQMTKWGMPGVYTHAFMDGWSPGYLGSVAYNHNGLMKMYETQSGRDLDSTAMANARNGTASAAPAAGGGLGGGRGGAVPTGRGGAQDREWYRGNPIGFNDIATFTRRSNTNYMQTGVLSALQLASMFPATVLENFYIKTRNSIEEGKVKAPYGFVIPLQRDMTRVAEFVNLLRVQRIEVGQATAPVKVGAITYPAGSYVIKRDQPYGRLAKNLIERQQYPDARLNTYDDSGWSMGLAMDVDVVEIADPSILKAAVSPIDKIVLKGNTRGSGNAAIAVAHTGSNNMVTLRYLLRTVPMKVAEQRFAAGDTTFPAGSFVIDGKYAPRVRTLVDSLGLTAAMLGRAPSVSMHDADVPRVAIYSQWTGTQNLGWYRLTFDEFKIPYDLVYKERVVQGNLRKDYDVILMAEQNLSRQTVMQAPAARAQPYLKNDKYKFLGMYGETKDLTGGFGQPGVDAVAAFLASGGTLIAIGESARLPIEFGWARTVDKTTVPGLTSQRPLVEATITRPEHPVFYGFGKTVIPVKYVGGTPFKVGIADEGNVLARYVGGDKAVLSGLMTGADSLKSRPFAVDVPGAVKGNGRVIMFANNPIYRWQNHGEFNMVFNSIINWNDAGGAADAKPSAATAPAGR
- a CDS encoding M23 family metallopeptidase, whose translation is MRVDTVKRGEPLVAVLERAGVPRDEAARVLRESQAIDARKIRAGTTITSTVSADSGASEVVLQLAIDRLVRFTRSATGGSRSGWLEKEETLPWTTDTVVVGGVVSSTLTGAIAQGADAFPANVRNEVAYALADILEYRVDLSRDLREGDTIKVLMERQRAPNGAVRPGDVIAARLTVDGRRVETMRFAQGSKSAYFDGEGKSMRAAFLRAPLAFRRISSVFGLRRHPILGTVRAHQGMDYAAARGTPVRALGDGVVIFAGWKGGYGRVLEIRHRNGFVTRYGHLNAFAPGIRRGTTVSISRTVAFVGTTGLSTAPHLHFEVLVNGKHRDPRVALRNVTGEPLASGQRASFDDLRARLFARLDGPRAASTAAAPVITRVAGD